Sequence from the [Clostridium] scindens genome:
GATGATGAGCAGGTGGTGATCGGCACCAACCAGGGAGAGCCAGTGGTAGGGCTTGATTCAAAAGCAGGAAAGGCATATCTTAATATCTGCAAACGTATTATGGGAATTGAGGTTCCATTTATAGAACTGGAAAACAATTCCGGATTCTTTTCCAAACTTTCACATTTATTCAAGAAAGATTAGGAGGAGTCAAGGATGTTAAGAAAGTCTTCTGTCTCAATCGCAAAGAACCGGCTGAAAGCGCTGGTCACTTCAGACCGGGTTTTCTGCACGCCGGATGCCTATGATAATATATGCAGGGAACTGTACGAATCGCTTTCGAAGTACATGGAACTTACAGAAGAGGATTTTCAGGTAGAGATTAACCGTACACAAGTAGTAATAACATTCGCAGGAGAAGAAACGTGAGATTACCCAGATTTACAAAACCATATCATTTAAAAGATTATAAATTCAATCTAGTCGTCCTGGTCATCGCGCTGTCCATATTAGGCGTGCTTGCCGTTGGAAGCGCAAAAGAAGTATACCAGTCAAGACAGATTGTCGGCATGATTATAGGGATTATCGCAATGGTCATCGTATCCTTGATCGACTATGTGTGGGTATTGAACTTTTACTGGATCATCTATGGATTCGTCGTGCTGATCCTAGGCGCTGTATTGGTGATCGGAGATAAAGTCAATGGAGCAACACGCTGGATTGATCTGGGATTCACTACCTTTCAGCCGTCCGAGCTTGCCAAGATCCTTTTGATCCTGTTCTTTGCCAAATTTATCATGATGCATGCGCAGGACATCAACGATAAGGTCACGCTGATCAAGTATGCGATACTTTCGGCAATTCCTCTGGCGCTGATTATCGTGGAGCCAAACCTTTCCACCACCATATGCACGGCCCTGGTCATCTGCCTGATGATCTATATTGGAGGATTAAGCTATAAGTTCATCGGCACGGTCCTATTGATTCTGGTGCCTGTGGCGATCATTTTCCTAAGTATCGTGGTACAGCCGGATCAGAAACTTCTGAAGGATTATCAGCAGAAGCGTATCCTGGCGTTCCTTGAGCCGGAAAAATATGAAAGCGACGAAGCATACCAGCAGAAGAATTCCGTTATGGCCATCGGCTCCGGCCAGCTGACAGGAAAGGGCCTCAATAATAATACGACCACTTCCGTAAAGAACGGCAATTTCATCTCAGAGCCTCAGACAGACTTCATCTTTGCCATCGTCGGAGAAGAACTTGGTTTCGTAGGAAGCTGTATAGTTGTTGCGTTATTATTATTAATTGTGATACAATGTATTCTAGTGGGCATACGATCGCAAGACTTAGCAGGGAGGATCATATGCTGCGGGGTAGGAGGCCTGATCGGCTTCCAAAGTTTCATCAATATTGGCGTGGCTTCAAAACTGCTTCCGAATACGGGAGTTCCTTTACCTTTTGTAAGTTATGGCCTGACATCTCTGGTCAGCCTGTACGTTGGTATCGGATTTGTTTTAAATGTCGGATTACAGCCGAAAAAATATCAATAAGGAGTTGAAAAACAATGAATATTGGCTTGATAGCACATGATTCCAAGAAGACGCTGATGCAGAACTTCTGTATCGCATACAGGGGAATCTTAAGCAAGCATGAACTGTACGCCACGGGTACTACCGGACGGTTGATAGAAGAGGTTACGAACCTGAACATTCACAAATATCTGGCCGGTCCTTTAGGAGGCAAGCAGCAGCTGGGGGCACAGATTGCCCAGAATGACATTGATGCCTTGATCTTCCTGAGGGATCCGAACAATCCGAAGCCTCATGAGCCGGATGTGAACGATGTAATACGGCTGTGCGACATGCACAATATACCCATGGCCACGAATCTGGCTACCGCGGAACTGATCATATTAGCAATTGACAGAGGGGATCTTGACTGGCGTGAAATGTATCGGTAGATTTGGAAAATGGATTCTGATGGCTTCATCGGCTGCATTCCTGCTGACCGGATGCGCCCGGATAGGACAGCAGTTTAAGGCACAGGAAGTGGTAACGGCCTATGAAGCAGAACATTACAATAAAAACCTGTACACGGGCAAACTCTTTGCCTCTGATCTTTGTGTAGCGTCTGAAAACGTAGCGTACCAGGGTGCGCCCGATCCTGCCGGACTTCATGCGGCAGGCTTGTTTGACGTAGAGGATGGGATGGTGGATTTTGCATACAATCTCCACGACAGGCTCTATCCAGCCAGCACCACGAAGATTATGACCGCGCTGGTAGCCCTTAAGAAGGGGAACCTTACGGATGTGGTAACCGTACAGGCAGACGCGGATGCTGCAAACTTTGCCGCGGATGAGAAGACCTGCGGGATCAAGGCCGGGGACCAGATGACCCTGGGCGATCTGCTGCATGGGCTTTTGATGGAATCAGGCAACGATGCTGCCGTCGCCATTGCCGACTACATAGGCGGGAATTCCGAACAGTTCGCACAGATGATGAACGAGGAAGCCCAGGCCTTGATGGCCACAAAAACTCATTTTTTAAACAGCAACGGCCTGCATAATGAGAATCATTATACCACGGCCTATGACCTCTACCTGATTTTCAATGAATGTATCAAGCACGACGAGTTTGTGGATATTATTAATACTGCGGAATATACGGCAAATATTACAGGCGCTGACAAAACAGTGCGTCAGGCGGCTTGGAAGCAGACCAATTTCTATGCGCTTGGGGAAGCCGAACTTCCGCAGAGCGCGACGATTATTGGCGGAAAAACAGGTACCACGGAACTTGCCGGGAACTGCCTGATTCTTCTGGAGAAGGATGCCTCCGGCAGGCCGTACATATCTATCGTCATGGGAGCAGATACAAAATCCCTGCTATACCAGGACATGACAGCAATCATCAATGGGATAGGGCAGCAAGAACCGGCAGCCGCGGATGCGGCTGATGGGGATGCAAAGCAGGATGAGCCTGCAGCCGCGAGTGATGTAGATAATGGAAATCCATAGGATGAATAGAGTTTAAGAGGGGCATCTCGCTATGGGATACCCCTCTTGCTATGAATGACCGTTGACGCTATGAATTGTTTCCGATTCTTCCATACAGACTAATCAGATAGAGACCGCATAAGCCAACGATTGTATAGATAATGCGGGATAGCCAGGAGAGATTGCCAAAGATGAAGGCTACTAGATCGAACCGGAATATCCCAACTAAAAGCCAGTTGATTGCACCTATAATCACGATTGTCAAAGCGGTATTATCAAACCATTTCATGTGAGTTCCTCCTTTTTTCATGCTAATCTTAGTATGCCGAAAGAGGATTGAATTATACACAGAGAAAGGAATATTTTATCAGATGGACGAAAAATTGCCATATTACCCTTATTCTGAATTTTTAAAAAATAAATATGGCGAAAAGGTATACAAACTTCCGGTAAATCTTCCCGTCAGCTGCCCCAACCGGATTGCGGGAAGCGGCTGCGCCTTTTGCGCGGAAGCAGGAACCGGATTCGAAGCCATGGATTGCATGACGCCTGTTACGCAGCAGTTAAATGTCACAAAGGAGCGTATTGAAAAGAAATATCATGCACATAAGTTTATTGCATATTTCCAGAATTATACCAATACATTCCTTCCGGTTGAGAAGTTTGAAGCCTATATGCGTGAGGCGGCCGCATTGCCATATGTTGCGGAGATTGCCATCTCCACAAGGCCGGACTGCATTACATCAGAGTATCTGGATGTGCTTCAACGAATTCAAGGGGAGCATGACATTGGCATTACGATCGAATTGGGCCTTCAGACGACCAACTGCCATACGCTGGCGTCCATCAGCCGCGGCCACACGCTGGCGGAATTTATCGATGCCGTGCTTGCCATAAGGCAATATGGCTTCGAGATCTGTGCCCATGTAATCTTGAATCTCCCCGGAGATGATATGCTGGATACGATAGAGACTTCAAAGGTCCTATCCGCGCTTCGGATTCCGGTTGTCAAGATTCATTCCCTGTATATTGCGAAAAACACACAGTTGTGCGATGACTATGAAAATGGTACAATAACTTTATGCTCAAAAGAGGAATACCTGGAACGGCTGATGGCCTTCCTGGAATATCTGGATCCCGCAACTGCCATCGAGAGGCTCTTTAGCCGCATTCCAGAAAAGGATGCCGTGTTCTGCAATTGGGGGACGAGCTGGTGGAAGCTTAGGGACGAGTTTTTAAGCCGGATGAAGAAAGAGGGAAGCTTTCAGGGCAGGAGATTCCAATATCTTAACGGAGCAGCGCTAAAGCAGCTAGACTGACAATAAATAGGGGGCTTTATTTTTGGCTAGGGACGAACTGACGAACATACAAGTTTATCGAAAAAAATGGAATATAAATATAGGCATTATCATCTTCGGCGTGATCTTTATCTATCTGGTTGTGACCGTATTGATGTATCTGACCAACAAGCATGTATCTGCCTATGAAGTCAGGGAAGGCTCCATCCTTAAGGATACTGCCTATACGGGGCTGATCATCCGGGACGAGACGGTGGTGAATGCAGAGGCAGACGGCTATGTGAACTACTTTGCGCCGGAAGGCAGCAAGGTGGGCGCCAAGACCAGAGTCTATACGCTGTCTGACAAGAAACTGGAATTTGCGGATGCTACTTCCGAATCCCAGGAACTGACTTCGGAAGAACAGTCTTCCATACTGATGAAGACCCAGTCTTTCTGCGAAAGTTTTAAAGAGCAGCAGTTTTCAGACGTTTATACGCTTAAGAACAGCGTCTCCAATATACTGGAGAGCAAGTCCAGCCAAAGCAGGCAGTCCCAATTAGATGGGATGGTCACGGAAGGCATGGAAGGGCTGCAGATCTACTCGGCGGCTTCAGACGGAGTCATCGTGTATTCTACCGACGGATATGAAAATACCACGATCAGCGATGTGACGGAGGATATGATCGCCAAGAAGGACTATCAGGCCACCGGCCTTAAGAACAATAGCCGGGTAAAAGCGGGAAGCCCGGTCTATAAGCTGATCAAAGACAATAACTGGACGGCTGTTATCTTGCTGGATGATGCTGCTGCCCAGGAAATGGCCGATATGAAAAGCGTAAAGATCCGTTTTTCCAAGGATAATGAGACCGCAGTGGCTGGCTTTTCCATCTATAATACGAAGGATGCCAACCTTGGATTTTTGACATTCGACAATTCTATGATCCGCTATGCGGAAGAAAGATATCTGGATATGGAGCTGATACTGGAAGATGAGTCGGGACTTAAGATTCCCAAGTCTTCCGTGGCGGACAAGAAGTTCTATCTGGTACCAGAAAACTATCTTACGCAGGGGGGCAACAGCAAGGAGACCGGCGTCCTGATCAATAATGGAAAAGAGGATGCCCAGTTTAAAAATGTGGAGGTCTATTATAGAGATAAAGAGAACAAAATGGTCTATCTAGACCCCAACGTATTCGACAAGAATACTTCCTTAAGGGAGCCTGACGGATCCGAGACTTATCCGCTTAAGAAGACCAAGAGCCTGAAAGGCGTATACAATATTAACAAAGGATATGCCGTATTCAAGCAGATTCATATCCTGTGCGAAAGCGAAGACTACTATATCGTGGAGGCAGGCAATGATTACGGACTTGCTAATTATGATCACATTGCGCTGGACGGAAGCGAAGTTCATGAAAATGATGTGGTATTTTAAAAAGGAGTGATTTTAAATGTTAAAGGAAAATCTGGAAGCGGTAGAGGCAAAGATTCAGGCGGCATGCCACAAAAGCGGCAGAAGCCGGGACGAGGTTACGTTGATCGCCGTCAGCAAGACGAAGCCTGTGGAGACCCTTAAGGAGGCATATGATCTGGGCGTGCGTATCTTTGGAGAAAATAAAGTGCAGGAATTGTCAGACAAGCATGATGTCCTTCCCCAGGATATTCATTGGCATATGATCGGCCATTTGCAGCGCAATAAGGTAAAATATATCATTGATAAGGTGGATCTGATTCATTCCGTAGATTCCCTGCGGCTGGCAGAGACGATTGAGAAAGAGGCTGCCAAGCGCGGTCTGGTGGCAAATGTACTGCTGGAGGTCAATGTGGCCAAGGAAGAGAGTAAATTCGGCCTTATGCCGGAAGAAGTTTTCGAATTTATTGATAAAATTGCAGGATTTTCCCATATTCAGGTAAAAGGACTCATGACAATTGCTCCTTTTGTAGATAATCCTGAGGAAAACCGCCCGATTTTCGCACGTTTGCGTAAATTATCTGTTGACATTGCAGAGAAAAACGTTGATAATATGACTATGAGTATTCTTTCCATGGGTATGACCAATGACTACCAGGTTGCCATAGAAGAGGGCGCGACGATGGTCCGCGTGGGAACCGGAATTTTTGGTGCGCGTGATTATGCTCAAGTATAAACGGAAGATAGGAGAAGTTTTAAAATGGGAGTATTAGATAAGTTTTTAGATATCATGAAGTTAAGTGATGATGACGATTACGATGACGATGATTTCTTTGACGACGACTATGAAGACGACTATGAAGAAAAGCCTAAGAAAAGTCTCTTCCATAAATCTAAAGATTATAAAGATTACGACGAAGAGGAGGATTACGAAGACGACTATGCGCCTCCGGCAAAGTCCAGATCTTCCCGATCTAACAATAAAGTAACCCCGATGCGCCAGCCTGTGAGAAGGAACAACGTCAGCATGGAAGTATGCGTAATCAAGCCTACATCCGTTGACGATGCCCGCGAGATCACGGAGACCCTTCTGAGCGGAAGGACTGTGATATTGAATCTTGAAGGCTTGGATCTTGAAGTGGCTCAGCGTATTATTGACTTTACGTCAGGCGCGACATTTGCCATCAGCGGCAATCTGCAGAAGATTTCTAATTACATATTCCTGGTAACGCCTACCAACGTAGATATTTCCGGAGACTTGCAGGATCTGCTGAATACTTCTTTTGACGCATCCTCTATGCGTTCCAGGTTCTAATCATGAACAAAGAGGAACTACTGCTTCAGAAGCGCCTGGTCGAACTTTCCAGGATCGCATATACACGGGAGATTGTTACATTCTCCGAGTTTCTAAATCTGAATGAATTAAATATTTTACATACCACGCCAAAGAATATGCTCTTATCCCAGTATAAGACTTATGGCGGATATGGCTTATCAGAGCGTCAGATGGCTGCATTTCTACCTGATGCTCTTTATTATGATTATCAGTACCCTATTCAGATTATAGAGATTTCTCCAGTTAACAGAAAATTTGCAGAGGAGTTAAGCCACCGCGATTATCTGGGAGCGGTCATGAACCTGGGAATTGAAAGATGCAAGCTGGGCGATATTCTGATCGAGGATGGAAAAACAATCCTGTTTGCCAAGGAGGAATTGGCGGGCTATATTATGGAACATCTGACCAGGATCCGGCACACTACGGTAAAGACCTCTATTCTGCCGGCATTTGAGGATTCTTATGAGCCGCGTTATGAGGAATTAAAAGGGACGGTAGCATCGGTGCGGCTGGACACCGTGCTTTCGCTGGCCTATCCTCTATCCAGAAGCAAAGTTACCGGCCTCATCGAAGGAGCCCGGGTGTTTGTAAATGGGAAACTGGTGACCAGCAATGGATACCGTCTGAAAGAGGGAGACATCCTGTCTGTCAGGAAGATGGGACGGATAGGATATAACGGCATCCTGTCTGAGACCAAGAAAGGCCGTTATATGGTATCCATCCGCAAATATATCTAGAAGAGGGAGAATATGTTGAGAGAGAAAAGCAGAACGAATCATTATATTGCAGCGGTCATAGGCATAGCTGTGCTGGTATTCCTGGATCAGCTAACCAAATGCCTGGCGATTGACAGGCTGAAGGGACAGCCCCCCTTTATTATCATCAAGGAAGTATTCCAGCTGGAATATCTGGAGAACAGAGGCGCGGCCTTTGGGCTGTTTCAGAATCAGAAGATCTTTTTCTTCCTGAGCGTCATCGTCATATGCGCGGTCGTCTTATGGTTCTATCGCAAGGTGCCTATGGAGAAGCGTTTTCTGCCGCTTCGGCTGTGCGCCGTATTTATCGTGGCGGGGGCCTTTGGAAACTGTATTGACAGAATCCGTCTGAATTATGTAGTCGACTTTTTTTACTTCAAGCTGATAGATTTTCCAATTTTCAACATGGCGGATATCTACGTCACGGTATCTGCTGTTGCCTTGATACTTCTGGTATTCATCTATTATAAGGAGGAAGACCTTGAAAGAATTTTTCACCGTTGAGAACCAGGATGGGGAACGTATTGACCGATATCTTTCCGAGGAATTGGAGGATCGTTCCAGATCGTACATCCAGAAATTAATCAAAGAGAATCATGTGACTGTGAACCAGAAGCCTGTAAAAGCCAATTACAGGCTTTCTTTGGGTGACAGGGTAGAGATAGACCTTCCAGAGGCAAAAGAGCCGGATATCAAGCCTGAGGACATTCCTTTGGACATCCTCTATGAAGACAAGGATATCATCATTGTCAATAAGCCGAAGCAGATGGTCGTGCATCCAGCGCCCGGGCACTATAGCCAGACGCTGGTCAATGCTCTGATGTACCACTGCGGCTTTGAACTGTCCGGCATTAACGGCACCATGCGGCCGGGAATCGTACACCGGATCGATATGGACACGACGGGATCGCTGGTGGCCTGCAAAAATGATATGGCGCATCAGAGTCTTTCCAAGCAGTTAAAAGAACACTCCATCCGGCGCATCTATGTCGCCATCGTCCACGGGAATATCAAGGAAGAAGATGGAACCGTAAATGCTCCGATCGGCAGGCATCCCACGGAGCGCAAGAAAATGAGCATTCACAGCAGGAATGGAAGAGAAGCCATTACCCATTATCAGGTGCTGGAGCGCTTTGGCAACTATACCTATATCCAATGCGAGCTGGAGACCGGACGGACGCACCAGATCCGCGTGCATATGGCAAGCCTGGGCCATCCGCTTTTGGGGGATATGGTATATGGGCCGAAGAAGTGCCCCTTCCCGCATCTTCAGGGACAGACGCTGCATGCCAGGACGCTTGGAATCATCCATCCAAGGACCGGAGAATATCTGGAAGTAAATGCCCCGCTTCCGGCTTATTTCATAGAATTGTTAGACAAACTAAGGAAATCCTAGCCCAAAACCATTAGAAAATTCTATGCATTTCCCTTCAATTGATATATAATAATTGTATAATTATGAAGAGGAGCGTGATTGGTATGGCTAAAACGAATACGATCATCACTATCGGCAGGCAGTTTGGAAGTGCCGGCCGGGAAATTGGCTATCAAGTCGCCAAGGACCTGGATATTAAATTATATGACAAGGAGATGCTGGACCGGGCTGCGAAAGAGAGCGGCATATGCCAGGAGTTATTCGAGACTCACGACGAAAAACCAACCAACAGTTTTTTATATTCCCTGGTAATGGACACCTATTCTCTGGGTTATTCCTCAGGAAGCTACACAGATATGCCGATTAACCATAAGGTATTCCTGGCTCAGTTCGATGCGATCAAAAAGATCGCTGATGAAGGTCCCTGCATTCTGGTAGGGC
This genomic interval carries:
- a CDS encoding cell division topological specificity factor MinE; translation: MLRKSSVSIAKNRLKALVTSDRVFCTPDAYDNICRELYESLSKYMELTEEDFQVEINRTQVVITFAGEET
- a CDS encoding FtsW/RodA/SpoVE family cell cycle protein is translated as MRLPRFTKPYHLKDYKFNLVVLVIALSILGVLAVGSAKEVYQSRQIVGMIIGIIAMVIVSLIDYVWVLNFYWIIYGFVVLILGAVLVIGDKVNGATRWIDLGFTTFQPSELAKILLILFFAKFIMMHAQDINDKVTLIKYAILSAIPLALIIVEPNLSTTICTALVICLMIYIGGLSYKFIGTVLLILVPVAIIFLSIVVQPDQKLLKDYQQKRILAFLEPEKYESDEAYQQKNSVMAIGSGQLTGKGLNNNTTTSVKNGNFISEPQTDFIFAIVGEELGFVGSCIVVALLLLIVIQCILVGIRSQDLAGRIICCGVGGLIGFQSFINIGVASKLLPNTGVPLPFVSYGLTSLVSLYVGIGFVLNVGLQPKKYQ
- a CDS encoding methylglyoxal synthase, which produces MNIGLIAHDSKKTLMQNFCIAYRGILSKHELYATGTTGRLIEEVTNLNIHKYLAGPLGGKQQLGAQIAQNDIDALIFLRDPNNPKPHEPDVNDVIRLCDMHNIPMATNLATAELIILAIDRGDLDWREMYR
- a CDS encoding D-alanyl-D-alanine carboxypeptidase family protein; translated protein: MKCIGRFGKWILMASSAAFLLTGCARIGQQFKAQEVVTAYEAEHYNKNLYTGKLFASDLCVASENVAYQGAPDPAGLHAAGLFDVEDGMVDFAYNLHDRLYPASTTKIMTALVALKKGNLTDVVTVQADADAANFAADEKTCGIKAGDQMTLGDLLHGLLMESGNDAAVAIADYIGGNSEQFAQMMNEEAQALMATKTHFLNSNGLHNENHYTTAYDLYLIFNECIKHDEFVDIINTAEYTANITGADKTVRQAAWKQTNFYALGEAELPQSATIIGGKTGTTELAGNCLILLEKDASGRPYISIVMGADTKSLLYQDMTAIINGIGQQEPAAADAADGDAKQDEPAAASDVDNGNP
- a CDS encoding DUF378 domain-containing protein, producing MKWFDNTALTIVIIGAINWLLVGIFRFDLVAFIFGNLSWLSRIIYTIVGLCGLYLISLYGRIGNNS
- a CDS encoding TIGR01212 family radical SAM protein (This family includes YhcC from E. coli K-12, an uncharacterized radical SAM protein.); the protein is MDEKLPYYPYSEFLKNKYGEKVYKLPVNLPVSCPNRIAGSGCAFCAEAGTGFEAMDCMTPVTQQLNVTKERIEKKYHAHKFIAYFQNYTNTFLPVEKFEAYMREAAALPYVAEIAISTRPDCITSEYLDVLQRIQGEHDIGITIELGLQTTNCHTLASISRGHTLAEFIDAVLAIRQYGFEICAHVILNLPGDDMLDTIETSKVLSALRIPVVKIHSLYIAKNTQLCDDYENGTITLCSKEEYLERLMAFLEYLDPATAIERLFSRIPEKDAVFCNWGTSWWKLRDEFLSRMKKEGSFQGRRFQYLNGAALKQLD
- a CDS encoding HlyD family efflux transporter periplasmic adaptor subunit, whose amino-acid sequence is MARDELTNIQVYRKKWNINIGIIIFGVIFIYLVVTVLMYLTNKHVSAYEVREGSILKDTAYTGLIIRDETVVNAEADGYVNYFAPEGSKVGAKTRVYTLSDKKLEFADATSESQELTSEEQSSILMKTQSFCESFKEQQFSDVYTLKNSVSNILESKSSQSRQSQLDGMVTEGMEGLQIYSAASDGVIVYSTDGYENTTISDVTEDMIAKKDYQATGLKNNSRVKAGSPVYKLIKDNNWTAVILLDDAAAQEMADMKSVKIRFSKDNETAVAGFSIYNTKDANLGFLTFDNSMIRYAEERYLDMELILEDESGLKIPKSSVADKKFYLVPENYLTQGGNSKETGVLINNGKEDAQFKNVEVYYRDKENKMVYLDPNVFDKNTSLREPDGSETYPLKKTKSLKGVYNINKGYAVFKQIHILCESEDYYIVEAGNDYGLANYDHIALDGSEVHENDVVF
- a CDS encoding YggS family pyridoxal phosphate-dependent enzyme, which codes for MLKENLEAVEAKIQAACHKSGRSRDEVTLIAVSKTKPVETLKEAYDLGVRIFGENKVQELSDKHDVLPQDIHWHMIGHLQRNKVKYIIDKVDLIHSVDSLRLAETIEKEAAKRGLVANVLLEVNVAKEESKFGLMPEEVFEFIDKIAGFSHIQVKGLMTIAPFVDNPEENRPIFARLRKLSVDIAEKNVDNMTMSILSMGMTNDYQVAIEEGATMVRVGTGIFGARDYAQV
- a CDS encoding cell division protein SepF, which produces MGVLDKFLDIMKLSDDDDYDDDDFFDDDYEDDYEEKPKKSLFHKSKDYKDYDEEEDYEDDYAPPAKSRSSRSNNKVTPMRQPVRRNNVSMEVCVIKPTSVDDAREITETLLSGRTVILNLEGLDLEVAQRIIDFTSGATFAISGNLQKISNYIFLVTPTNVDISGDLQDLLNTSFDASSMRSRF
- a CDS encoding RNA-binding protein translates to MNKEELLLQKRLVELSRIAYTREIVTFSEFLNLNELNILHTTPKNMLLSQYKTYGGYGLSERQMAAFLPDALYYDYQYPIQIIEISPVNRKFAEELSHRDYLGAVMNLGIERCKLGDILIEDGKTILFAKEELAGYIMEHLTRIRHTTVKTSILPAFEDSYEPRYEELKGTVASVRLDTVLSLAYPLSRSKVTGLIEGARVFVNGKLVTSNGYRLKEGDILSVRKMGRIGYNGILSETKKGRYMVSIRKYI
- the lspA gene encoding signal peptidase II; the encoded protein is MLREKSRTNHYIAAVIGIAVLVFLDQLTKCLAIDRLKGQPPFIIIKEVFQLEYLENRGAAFGLFQNQKIFFFLSVIVICAVVLWFYRKVPMEKRFLPLRLCAVFIVAGAFGNCIDRIRLNYVVDFFYFKLIDFPIFNMADIYVTVSAVALILLVFIYYKEEDLERIFHR
- a CDS encoding RluA family pseudouridine synthase, whose protein sequence is MKEFFTVENQDGERIDRYLSEELEDRSRSYIQKLIKENHVTVNQKPVKANYRLSLGDRVEIDLPEAKEPDIKPEDIPLDILYEDKDIIIVNKPKQMVVHPAPGHYSQTLVNALMYHCGFELSGINGTMRPGIVHRIDMDTTGSLVACKNDMAHQSLSKQLKEHSIRRIYVAIVHGNIKEEDGTVNAPIGRHPTERKKMSIHSRNGREAITHYQVLERFGNYTYIQCELETGRTHQIRVHMASLGHPLLGDMVYGPKKCPFPHLQGQTLHARTLGIIHPRTGEYLEVNAPLPAYFIELLDKLRKS
- a CDS encoding AAA family ATPase, with amino-acid sequence MAKTNTIITIGRQFGSAGREIGYQVAKDLDIKLYDKEMLDRAAKESGICQELFETHDEKPTNSFLYSLVMDTYSLGYSSGSYTDMPINHKVFLAQFDAIKKIADEGPCILVGRCADYALEEYDNVLSVFIHADLDSRIRRIARIYDLTDAKAKDMIVKTDKKRASYYNYYSNKKWGAAESYDICLDSSKLGREGTAEAIERLIEIKERGGDKKL